Part of the Gemmatimonadales bacterium genome, ATCCCCGGTGACCCGCGCGCTCGCGCCGGGCGAGCCCTCTCAGGGGCTGGTCGCCGCCGCCATGAAGATCGGTACGGCCGCGAACAGCCGGCCGGCCCGGGCGCGGTCTCGCTGGTCGGCGATCCACGCGTCCGCCTGCGCGCGTGTGATCGCGCCGTGCTCGCAGCAGGCCTCGGCGAGGCGGGTGAGTACCGGCAGGAACGAGCCGTCGGTGAACACTCCCGTGTGCACCTCCGCCGTCACGTCGCCGAAGCCGGCGTCCAGCAGCAGGTTGCGGTACTGACGGGCGGCCCGCGGCGACGGCACCTGGTCGGCGCGCTTGCGCACGATTGTGCGGGTGAGCTCCGGGTCGGCCGAGTCGGTCACGATCGTGTCCTAGTCCTGCCCGCACAGCACAATGCGGCCGCCCGGAGCGACGACGCGCCGGGCCTCGGCGAGCGCCCGTACCGGGTCAGCCAGCGCGTGGATGACCTTGTCGGCCCGGTAGCCTGCGGCCTCCCCGTTCTCAAGCGGCAGGGCATACGCGTCGCCGACGCGGAACTCGCCGCGCGGCCAGCGCGCCCGCGCCAGCGCGATCATCTGATCGCTGACGTCGATCCCCGTCACCCGGACGCCCTGATCCGCTAGCTCGGCGACGGCCCGCCCGGCACCGCAGCCGACATCGACGACGAGGGC contains:
- a CDS encoding methyltransferase domain-containing protein, with protein sequence MSSEAIEALTPQLDAVEESSGAAALRARSYELLRAARGALVVDVGCGAGRAVAELADQGVRVTGIDVSDQMIALARARWPRGEFRVGDAYALPLENGEAAGYRADKVIHALADPVRALAEARRVVAPGGRIVLCGQD